GCCGGCGTCGCTCGCGCCCGTCGCGTCCGCGTCGTACCGCTCGCCCGTCTCGGCGCACTCCAGTCCGAGGAACGCATCGCTCGTGTCCATGTCGGTGGGTGGGAGGCGACGGACTAACCTCTGGTCATTCCCCTCCACCTTTTTGCTAACTCGGGTCGCGCTTCGCGCGACCGCTCGTTGCAAAAAGCTGGACCAAAAAGAGTCCGCGACTCGCTCCGCTCGTCGCGGTACAATTACTCGCAGGTTAGATCGAGTGACAGCATTTGGATAACTACACCGAGAAGTGCTCAGAACAAGGGAGCTACGAATCGTTGGAGGAAATGATACTTGGTTGCACAAAACATCGTACACTGCAGGATATGGTCTCCGAGAAGACGAAACTAATCGCCCTTGCACTTCTAACTGGATACCTATTCAGAGCAGCTGACCCCCAAGAGCCGTTTTCACCCATCTGGTTGGGGCTTCTCTTCGGCTGTTTGCTCAGTGGTGTGTTTCTTATCCGAGTTCTTCGGCAGTACCAGCCTACGTGAATGACATCTCCACATGCGCTACTGAGCAGACGAGTCACAATCGACCACGGTGTAAACAAACCGTGCGTCAGTCGAGAGAGAAATCGGTGCAGTCCGGCACGGTAATCGACCGCCCGTCCCCCTCCCGAACCCCGCGCCTCTTTGTGCCCGCCGTTCCACCGACTCCGTATGGACGGAGAAACCGTCGTCGTCGCCGGCGCGGGCCTCGCGGGCCTCGTCGCGGCGCGACACCTCGCCGAGGCCGGAGCGGACGTGACCGTGTTCGAGCGACGACCCGAGGTCGGCGGCCGAGTCCGGTCGCGGGAGCGCGACGGCTTCACCTTCGACCGCGGGTTCCAGGTGCTGTTCACGGGCTACCCCGCCGTGCGGCGCGAACTCGACCTCGACGCGTTGGACATGCGCTACTTCTCGCCCGGGGCGGTCATCGCCCGGCCGGGGAAGCGTTCGACCCTCTCGGACCCCGTCCGCGACCCGCGGGCGACGCTGTCGACGCTCCTGAACGACGAGGTGACCGTCACCGACAAACTCCGGACGCTCCTGCTCCGCCAGCACGTCGCCTCCCAGTCCGAAGACGGGATTTTCGCCGCCGAGGACGACTCGATTCGGGCGTACCTCGACGAGTGGGGCTTTTCGGAGGGCTACATCGAGAACTTCGTCGCGCCGTTCTACGGCGGAATCACGCTGGACCGGTCGCTGTCGACCTCCAAGCGCGTCTTCGAGTACACGTTCAAGGCGATGAGCGAGGGCGAAATCGGCCTCCCGGCCGACGGCATGGGCGCGGTCACCGACCAGTTGGCCGCGAAGGCGCGCGCCGCCGGCGCGGAGATAGTCACCGACGCCGGAGTCGAGTCCATCGACGACGAGACGCGCGACGACGAGGAACCGGTCGACTACGGCTACGCCCACCCCGTGACCGTCACCGCCGGCGGGGAGGACGTTGAGGCCGACCGGGTGGTCGTCGCCACCGACCCGAAGGAGGCGCGGCGACTGACCGACGTGGAACTGATTCCGACCGAGGCGCGGAGTTCCGTCACGCAGTACTACCGTCTGCCGAAGCGTGAGAAACTGGGCACGCGGAAGAAGATACTGCTCAACGCCGGGGACGATTCGCCGAACATCGTCGTGCCCGTGAGCGACGTGGCGCCCGAGTACGCCCCCGACGGCGACGACGAGTTGCTGTGCGCGACGTTCCTCGGGTCGGCGGCGCTGGACCGCGACGCCTCCGACCTGCTCGAAGCGACGCGGGACGCCCTCGAATCGTGGTACGAGAGCGATTTCCCGGCCCTGGAGTCGCTGCACACCGAGCGCGTCGAGTTCGCCCAGTTCGCCCAACCACCCGGAATCCACGACGCCCTGCCGGACCACATCGCCCCCCGCGGCCGGACGTACCTCGCGGGCGAGTACACCGCGTGGTCGTCGATTCAGGGGGCGATGCGGAGCGGACGCGAGGCCGCCGAGAAGGTCCGCGCCGACGCCGAGCGGTAGTCGCACGCCGGACCGGCGACCAGCCGGACCGTCCGCCGCCCTCACAGCATCCGTCGGAACTCCCCCAGCGGCGGGAACGGCAGCGCCTCGCCGGCGTCCTCGTCGCAGACGACGGGGCGGAACGCGTCGAGGTCGGTCGCGAGGGGGGACCCCGAGTCCCCGCCGGAGAGACCGTTCACGGGGACGCCCGCGGCCAACCGAGTGAACGCCGGGAGCACCAGCACGTCCGCGCCGCGGTGGACGCCCTCGCCGTAGAGATAGCACGGTCGGCGCACGGACTCGACGGTGATAGCCGGGTGGACGTGACCGACGACGTACAGCGAGGCGTCCGTCTCCGGCGCGGCGTGGCCGTGACAGACGACCGTCTTCGGGTTCTCGGCGGCGACGTACTCGTTGTGAACGTCGCCGTCCCACGCCGTCCGCAGGGCGGTGTCGTGGTTGCCGCGGACCATCACGGGCCGGGCGCCCCCCTCGCGGCAGACGGCGACGAGGTCCGACACGCCCTCGGCCGCGCGGACCGTCGCGCCGTCGAAGCGGTGGAGCACGTCGCCGGCGAACACCACCGCCGCGGGGTCGAACGCGTCGACGAGGGCGGCGAGTCGCGCTTCGAGGCTGGCCTCCTCGCCGAGCGGAAAATCGACGTTCGACGCCTCCGCGCGGCCGACGTGGAGGTCCGCGACGACGAGGGCGTCCGCGAACGGGAGGTACGCCGCCCGGTCGCGGTAGGTCACGTCGTGCACGCGAGCACCGACGGCGCGGGCGGGCAAAGCGGTGGCGCTCCGAGCGAGAGGGGTGCCGGTGCCCGCGCGGGCGACGCCCCCGACCGACGCCGGGGGGATTTTTCATCGCTCGTCGCCTCCGAGCGGGTATGAGCGGTGCCCTCGAAGACAAACGGACGGCGACGCGCCTCCGCATCCTCGTCGAAATCGCCGACCGACAGCCGGCGGTGAGTCAGGGCGAGGTGGCCGAGGCGGTGGGCGTGACGAGTCAGGCGGTCAGCGAGTACACCCGGCAACTCGTCGAGGACGGCTACGTGGAGAAGGAGGGGCGTTCGCGCTACCGCGTGACGAAGGAGGGCGTCGACTGGCTGTTTCAGGAGGCCAAGGACCTGCGGCGGTTCGCCGACCACGTCACCGACGACGTCCTGGAGAGCGTTCAGGAGGACGCCGCGCTGGCGACGGAGGCCGTCAAGGCGGGCGAGACGGTGACGCTGTCGCTCCGTGGGGGGCACCTCCGCGCGACGCCCGGCGACGCCGGGCCGGCGACGGGCGTGACGACGACGGCCGCCGAGGCGGGCGAGGACGTGAGCATCACGGGATTCGAGGGCGTCATCGAGATGGACCCGGGGAGCGTCACCGTCGTGCAGGTGCCGCCCGCGCGGTCGGGGGGGAGCCGCGCCGTCGAACTGGACCGCCTCGCCGAGGCGTGCGCCGACGCCGACGTGGTCGTCGCGGCGGGCGTCGAGGCGGTGGTGTCGCTGCGGAAGGCCGAGGTGGAGGTGGAGACGTCGCTGGCCGCGGGCGAGGTGGCGGCGGCGGGCGCGGCGCGCGGCCTCGCGGCCGTGGTGGTGGCGACGACGGACCTCGTGGGGCGCGTGACGGACGCCCTCCGCGACGGCGACGTGCTGTACGAGGTGACGGAGGCGGCCCGGGTCGCAGAATAGGGGCTCAGACGCGCGCGGGCGGACCGCTCTCGGCGTGTTCTCTGGCCGTCGCGTACGCCTCTTGGAGCCGCTGGAACTCCGGTTGCGACCCGCCGTGGTCGGGGTGCGCGGTCTTCACCTTCTCCCGGTAGGCGCCTTTCACCTCGGAGGGGTCGGCCCCCCGCGGCAGGTCGAGGTGGTCGAACGCCGCCGCGACGGGGTCGGCGGCGTTCGGGACGACGGGGTCGAGTTCCGGCACGTCGAACGGGAGTCGCCGGCCGAGGCCGCGGGCCGGCATCTCGTGTTCGCACAGCACCGTGTACGTCCCGGCGCGTTCGAGTCGGAAGTACGCCATCGCGTCGAACGTCACGGCCACGTCGCGGCCGGGGAGGTAGAACTCCACCGTCTCGCCGCGGACCGGGTGGTCCTCGGCGAACGGTTCGCCTATCTCGCGCAGGTAGTCGCGTATTTCCGCCCGTCGGCGGCCCGCGCCGTCGACGACGGCGCCTCGCGTCGGTTCGTCGGGGAAGAGCCGTCTCCCCACGACGAACGCGCCCGCGATGAACACCGACGCGAGGAGGCCGCCGGCGACGCCGAGGAGGAGCCACGGCGGGAACGCCGACACCAAGTCGGACTGCACAGGGAATCGGTGGGGTTCCGACGTAAAGAACCTCTCGCCGCCCGCGCGTCTCGACGCCGGGAGAGGTTTACCGCCGGGGAGCCATCCTCTCCCATGCGACCGATCCGATTCGAGGAGGCGGACGGTCCGGAGCGGACGCAGATAGGAGAGGGGCTGGTCCGCGTCGCCGTCGCCGCGGACCGCCTGGAGACGGGCCGCGCGGAGGGGAAGTACTTCCTGCGCCACGGCGACGGTTGCGCCGTCTGCGGGGCGGCCGTAAGCGCGGGCAAACCGTTTTATCTCGACCCTGATAGCGGCGGCATTCTCTGCGAAACCCACGGTCGGGAGCGCCGCGGAGAGAGATGACGATTACGGCGAGAATTACGTACTCGGTGCCGAGTACGGTATAATTCACGTTGCCGTTGGTCGGAAAGTACTTATGAGACATCGTAATCATTGACGAACGCTAATGGCTGTAGTTTGGCTGGACGACGTGCGCGCCGACGACCTCGACACAGTCGGCGGTAAAGGCGCCTCACTGGGCGAACTGACCTCGGCGGGTCTCCCCGTGCCGCCGGGGTTCGTCGTCACCGCCGGGACGTACCGTTCGTTCATCGAGGAAGCGGGTATCGACGAGGAACTCTTCGACGCCGTCGACGTCGACCACGAGGATTCGGGAGCGCTGAAGACGGCGCACGAACGGGCGCACGAACTCATCATGGAGACGCCGGTGCCGGAGGAGGTGGGCGAGGAGATTCTCGCCGCCTACGACGACATCGGCGAGGGCGAGGCGTTCGTCGCGGTTCGCTCCTCGGCGACGGCCGAGGACCTCCCCGACGCGTCGTTCGCCGGCCAGCAGGAGACGTACCTGAACGTTCAGAAGGACGACCTCATCCAGCGAGTGAAGGAGTGCTGGGCGTCGCTGTTCTCCCAGCGCGCCATCTACTACCGCAACCGGAAGGGGTTCCCGCACCGCGACGTCGACATCGCCGTCGTCGTCCAGGAGATGGTCGACGCCGAGAAGTCCGGCGTGATGTTCACCTCCCACCCCTCGACGGGCGACCCCCGAATCATCATCGAGGCGGCGTGGGGCCTCGGCGAGGCCGTCGTCTCCGGGTCCGTCTCGCCCGACAACTACGTCGTCGACCGCGAGTCCGGGGAGGTGGAGACGGCCACCATCGCGGACAAGAAGATGAAGATGGTCAAAGACGAGGAGACGGGCGAGACGGTCGAACTCGACGTCGAAGAGGAGATGCGGGACGCGCGCGTCCTCGACGAGACCGAGATAGCGCGCCTCGTCGAACTCGGCGAACGCGTCGAGGACCACTACGGCGAACCGCAGGACGTCGAGTGGGCCGTCTACGACGGCGAGGTGTACATGCTCCAGTCCCGTCCCATCACCACTATCTCCGACGGCGAGGAGGAGGCGGCGGCCAGAGAGTCCGCCGCGGGCGACGGCGGGTCCGAGAACGGGCAGGCTGGGGAGGCCGCGCAGGCCTCGGGGTCCGGCGACATGATACTGCGCGGCCTCGGCGCGAGTCCCGGCATCGCGGCCGGTAACGCCCGCATCATCACGAAACTCGACCACCTCGACCAGGTGGCCGAGGGCGACATCATCGTCACCGAGATGACGATGCCGGACATGGTGCCCGCGATGAAGCGCGCGGCGGGCATCGTCACCGACGAGGGGGGGATGACCTCCCACGCGGCCATCGTCTCGCGCGAACTCGGCGTCCCCGCCGTCGTCGGCACGGGGTCGGGCACCCGGGAGATACCCGACGGTCAGACCATCACCATCGACGGCGACAAGGGGACGGTCCGCGAGGGCGCCGAAGAGACGGAGGACCAGCGCGAGCCCATCGAGGAGGCGCGGCCGAAGACGCCCGTCAAGCCGATGACGGCCACGGAGGTGAAGGTGAACGTCTCCATCCCCGAGGCCGCCGAACGCGCCGCCGCGACGGGCGCCGACGGCGTCGGCCTCCTGCGCATCGAGCACATGGTGCTCTCCCTGGGCAAGACGCCGACGAAGTACATCGAGGACAACGGCGAGAGGGCGTATATCGAGGAACTGGTCGACGGCATCCGCGGCGTCGCCGAGGAGTTCTACCCGAGACCGGTCCGCGTCCGCAGCCTCGACGCCCCCACCGACGAGTTCCGGCAGTTGGAGGGCGGCGAGGACGAACCGCGCGAGCACAACCCGATGCTCGGCTACCGGGGCATCCGGCGGAGTCTCGACAAGCCCGACCTGTTCAAACACGAGTTGGAGGCGTTCCGACGGCTGTTCGAGATGGGCTACGACAACGTCGAGGTGATGTTCCCCCTCGTCAACGACGCCGAGGACGTGATTCAGGCGAAGGAACTCATGCGCGAGGCAGGCATCGACCCCGACAAGCGCGACTGGGGCGTGATGATAGAGACCCCCGCCTCGGCGCTCGGCGTCGAGGAGATGGCCGAGGCGGGACTGGACTTCGTCTCGTTCGGGACGAACGACCTGACGCAGTACACCCTCGCCGTCGACCGGAACAACGAGAACGTCGCCGGCCGGTTCGACGAACTCCACCCGGCCGTGCTGAAACTCATCGGCGACACCATCGAGACCTGTCGCGAACTGGACGTGAAGACGAGCATCTGCGGGCAGGCGGCGTCGAAGCCGCAGATGGTCCAGTTCCTCGTCAACGAGGGCGTCTCCTCCATCTCGGCGAACATCGACGCCGTCCGCGACGTGCAACACGAAGTCAAGCGGGAGGAGCAGCGACTCGTCCTCGATTCGGTTCGCTGACCTCCGAGAACGGCCCTCAGGGGTCCTCCCACTTTCCGACCTCCGTGTCGTGGAAGTCCTTTCTCGCCTCCCGCCGCGTCGGCCAGTAGGCGACGGCCGCCGCCCCGACGTAGAACAGGGCCACCGCGGCGACGACGGCCTCGCCGGGAACCGAGGAGATGGCGGCCGCGTCCACCCACCGCGTCTGCGGGGTGAACATCGTGATGCGCAGCAGCCACGCGAGGCCGAGAACGGTCATCAGCGGGCCGTAGACGCGACGGAGGCGCCGCGAGAGCGCCTCGCGGAACGACATCTTCAGCGTCGGTGCCCGAAGGTCGGCGGCGAGGTGCTCGCGCCACTCGGCCCCGGAGTCGGTCGGGGGTGCGAACACGTCGGCGAAGAAGTTCTGCTCCAACAGCCGCACCCGCGAGCGACTGGCGTCGTACGTTCGGTACCGGCGGACCTCGAACAGGAGGAAGCCGCACATCGAGAGGATACCGATGAGCAGGATGTACGCCGCGAGGTTCGGTTGGGAGAAGACGACGGTGAGGAAGGCGGCCATGACGGTCACCGCCCAGTTCGTCGTCTGGTCGATTCGGGTCTGGCCGCTCGCCATCTGTCTGGACTCGACCCGGTAGAACTCGGAGATGACGACCGCGGCTCGGGAGTCCTCGGGCGCCGCCCGTTCGCCGATGGCGCTCGCGTCGGGGCGCTCCGAGGCGTCGTCCAGTCCGGCGGATTCGGATTCGGATTCGGATTCTGTCACGGTGGTGGGATGCTCGAAGAGCGGAAGCGGGGAAAGAGATAGCGGCAGGACGCGCCTCTCCCCGTCGCAGTACAACGGAATTGATAAACGCCGCGGCCCCCACCCGGAGACTATGCAGCGGTCCGCGCCGCAGACGTTCGACCGCGTCCTCTCGTCGATGTGCACCGAACCGCACCCCGCGGCGCGCGCCGCCGCGGAGCGCTTTCTCGCCACCAACCCCGGCGACCCCGCCACGTACGAGGAGGTGGCCGCGTTGGAGTCCGCCGCCGTCGACGTGCTCGGGGAGATAGCCGGCCTCTCGGACCCGCACGGCTACGTCACCAGCGGCGGCACCGAGGCCAACATCCAGGCCGTCCGCGCGGCGCGCAACCGGAGTCGCGGGAGAACGTCGGACCCCAACGTCGTCGCCCCCGAGAGCGCGCACTTCTCGTTCAACAAAGCCGCCGACGTGCTCGGCGTCGAACTCCGCCTCGTCCCCACCGACGCCGACCGCCGCGCCGACGTGGAGGCCGTGCGCGCCGCCGTCGACGACGACACCGTGCTGGTCGTCGGCGTCGCCGGCAGCACGGAGTTCGGACGCGTCGACCCGATTCCCGAGTTGGTCGACATCGCCCACGGCGCCGGCGCGTTCTGCCACGTCGACGCCGCCTGGGGCGGCTTCCTCCTCCCGTTCACCGAGAAGGCGTGGAGTTTCGCGCACGCGCCCGTCGACTCGCTCACCGTCGACCCGCACAAGTGCGGGCGGGCGTGCATCCCGGCCGGCGGCCTCCTGTTCCGCGAGCGCGAGGGACTGGACGCCTTGGCCGTCGAGACGCCGTACCTCGAATCCACCTCGCAGGCGACGCTCACGGGTACCAGAAGCGGCGCGGGCGTCGCCTCGGCCGCCGCCGCGATGGACGCCCTCTGGCCCGACGGCTACCGCCGCGAGTACGAACGCGCCGCGGACCTCGCCGCGTGGTTCGCCGAGGAACTCCGAACGAGGGGCATCGACGTGGTGGACCCCGAACTCCCCCTCGTCGCCGCCGACGTGTCCGACTCCGTCTTCGAGGCCCTCCGCGAACGAGGGTGGCGCGTCTCGCGCACCGGGTCGGACCTCCTCCGCGTCGTCTGCATGCCGCACGTCACGCGCGAGTCGCTCTCGGCGTTTCTCGCAGACATCGATGCGGTCCGCTGATCTCGACTCCTCGGAGCGCGCCGAGCGGACCCCGAATCTCAAGACTTACGTCGCCTCGTCCGGGAGACACCGGTAGCCGTGTCCCTCGCCGCCGCCCTCGACGCGCTGTCGTCGATACCGAGTTCGCCGTCGCTCGCCGGCGCGGTCGCAGACCTCGCGGCGGGCGGCGTCGGAAACCTGTTCCCGAACCTCGGTCTGCGGTCCGTCGTCGAGACGGCGACCGGGTGGGTCGGACTGCTCATCATCTTCGTCTACTCGTTTCTCATCGCCTTCGCGCTGCCCGGCGTGAGCGAAGTCGTCCTCCTGGCGCCTCTGGATTTGGGGCTCTCGCAGAACGCGCGGTACGCGGTCATCATCCTCGTGAGCGGCGTCGGCAAGGCGGCGGGGAGCGTCTTCGCGTTCCACATCGGACAGGAGGCGAAGAACTCCGGGTTCATCGAGCGAAAGCTCCGGGAGTCCCGGTTCGGGATCATGGAGTGGACCGAGGAGAAGACGCTGGAGATAGCGCAGACGTGGGGGTACGCCGGCCTCGCCGCGGCGCTCTGCGTCCCGACGTTCCCCGACACGCTCTCTATCTACGCCTTCTCGGTCCTCGAAGAGGACTACGTGAAGTTCGCCGCGGCCACGTTCGTCGGGAGCGTCGGCCGACTGCTGGTGACGCTCGCCGGCGTCGAGGCGCTGTCGACGCTGTTCTGAACGGCCGCGCTGCGAC
This Halogeometricum sp. S3BR5-2 DNA region includes the following protein-coding sequences:
- a CDS encoding YqaA family protein, translated to MFPNLGLRSVVETATGWVGLLIIFVYSFLIAFALPGVSEVVLLAPLDLGLSQNARYAVIILVSGVGKAAGSVFAFHIGQEAKNSGFIERKLRESRFGIMEWTEEKTLEIAQTWGYAGLAAALCVPTFPDTLSIYAFSVLEEDYVKFAAATFVGSVGRLLVTLAGVEALSTLF
- a CDS encoding NAD(P)/FAD-dependent oxidoreductase, which translates into the protein MDGETVVVAGAGLAGLVAARHLAEAGADVTVFERRPEVGGRVRSRERDGFTFDRGFQVLFTGYPAVRRELDLDALDMRYFSPGAVIARPGKRSTLSDPVRDPRATLSTLLNDEVTVTDKLRTLLLRQHVASQSEDGIFAAEDDSIRAYLDEWGFSEGYIENFVAPFYGGITLDRSLSTSKRVFEYTFKAMSEGEIGLPADGMGAVTDQLAAKARAAGAEIVTDAGVESIDDETRDDEEPVDYGYAHPVTVTAGGEDVEADRVVVATDPKEARRLTDVELIPTEARSSVTQYYRLPKREKLGTRKKILLNAGDDSPNIVVPVSDVAPEYAPDGDDELLCATFLGSAALDRDASDLLEATRDALESWYESDFPALESLHTERVEFAQFAQPPGIHDALPDHIAPRGRTYLAGEYTAWSSIQGAMRSGREAAEKVRADAER
- the mfnA gene encoding tyrosine decarboxylase MfnA, with amino-acid sequence MQRSAPQTFDRVLSSMCTEPHPAARAAAERFLATNPGDPATYEEVAALESAAVDVLGEIAGLSDPHGYVTSGGTEANIQAVRAARNRSRGRTSDPNVVAPESAHFSFNKAADVLGVELRLVPTDADRRADVEAVRAAVDDDTVLVVGVAGSTEFGRVDPIPELVDIAHGAGAFCHVDAAWGGFLLPFTEKAWSFAHAPVDSLTVDPHKCGRACIPAGGLLFREREGLDALAVETPYLESTSQATLTGTRSGAGVASAAAAMDALWPDGYRREYERAADLAAWFAEELRTRGIDVVDPELPLVAADVSDSVFEALRERGWRVSRTGSDLLRVVCMPHVTRESLSAFLADIDAVR
- the ppsA gene encoding phosphoenolpyruvate synthase, whose translation is MAVVWLDDVRADDLDTVGGKGASLGELTSAGLPVPPGFVVTAGTYRSFIEEAGIDEELFDAVDVDHEDSGALKTAHERAHELIMETPVPEEVGEEILAAYDDIGEGEAFVAVRSSATAEDLPDASFAGQQETYLNVQKDDLIQRVKECWASLFSQRAIYYRNRKGFPHRDVDIAVVVQEMVDAEKSGVMFTSHPSTGDPRIIIEAAWGLGEAVVSGSVSPDNYVVDRESGEVETATIADKKMKMVKDEETGETVELDVEEEMRDARVLDETEIARLVELGERVEDHYGEPQDVEWAVYDGEVYMLQSRPITTISDGEEEAAARESAAGDGGSENGQAGEAAQASGSGDMILRGLGASPGIAAGNARIITKLDHLDQVAEGDIIVTEMTMPDMVPAMKRAAGIVTDEGGMTSHAAIVSRELGVPAVVGTGSGTREIPDGQTITIDGDKGTVREGAEETEDQREPIEEARPKTPVKPMTATEVKVNVSIPEAAERAAATGADGVGLLRIEHMVLSLGKTPTKYIEDNGERAYIEELVDGIRGVAEEFYPRPVRVRSLDAPTDEFRQLEGGEDEPREHNPMLGYRGIRRSLDKPDLFKHELEAFRRLFEMGYDNVEVMFPLVNDAEDVIQAKELMREAGIDPDKRDWGVMIETPASALGVEEMAEAGLDFVSFGTNDLTQYTLAVDRNNENVAGRFDELHPAVLKLIGDTIETCRELDVKTSICGQAASKPQMVQFLVNEGVSSISANIDAVRDVQHEVKREEQRLVLDSVR
- a CDS encoding metallophosphoesterase, whose protein sequence is MHDVTYRDRAAYLPFADALVVADLHVGRAEASNVDFPLGEEASLEARLAALVDAFDPAAVVFAGDVLHRFDGATVRAAEGVSDLVAVCREGGARPVMVRGNHDTALRTAWDGDVHNEYVAAENPKTVVCHGHAAPETDASLYVVGHVHPAITVESVRRPCYLYGEGVHRGADVLVLPAFTRLAAGVPVNGLSGGDSGSPLATDLDAFRPVVCDEDAGEALPFPPLGEFRRML
- a CDS encoding winged helix-turn-helix transcriptional regulator, giving the protein MSGALEDKRTATRLRILVEIADRQPAVSQGEVAEAVGVTSQAVSEYTRQLVEDGYVEKEGRSRYRVTKEGVDWLFQEAKDLRRFADHVTDDVLESVQEDAALATEAVKAGETVTLSLRGGHLRATPGDAGPATGVTTTAAEAGEDVSITGFEGVIEMDPGSVTVVQVPPARSGGSRAVELDRLAEACADADVVVAAGVEAVVSLRKAEVEVETSLAAGEVAAAGAARGLAAVVVATTDLVGRVTDALRDGDVLYEVTEAARVAE
- a CDS encoding DUF2270 domain-containing protein; its protein translation is MTESESESESAGLDDASERPDASAIGERAAPEDSRAAVVISEFYRVESRQMASGQTRIDQTTNWAVTVMAAFLTVVFSQPNLAAYILLIGILSMCGFLLFEVRRYRTYDASRSRVRLLEQNFFADVFAPPTDSGAEWREHLAADLRAPTLKMSFREALSRRLRRVYGPLMTVLGLAWLLRITMFTPQTRWVDAAAISSVPGEAVVAAVALFYVGAAAVAYWPTRREARKDFHDTEVGKWEDP
- a CDS encoding J domain-containing protein gives rise to the protein MQSDLVSAFPPWLLLGVAGGLLASVFIAGAFVVGRRLFPDEPTRGAVVDGAGRRRAEIRDYLREIGEPFAEDHPVRGETVEFYLPGRDVAVTFDAMAYFRLERAGTYTVLCEHEMPARGLGRRLPFDVPELDPVVPNAADPVAAAFDHLDLPRGADPSEVKGAYREKVKTAHPDHGGSQPEFQRLQEAYATAREHAESGPPARV